In Callospermophilus lateralis isolate mCalLat2 chromosome 18, mCalLat2.hap1, whole genome shotgun sequence, one DNA window encodes the following:
- the Znf296 gene encoding zinc finger protein 296: protein MSRRKAGSTPRRVDPAPAASSDDGMEMSDLVIEMKPDPDVRPLQALGPGPFSPREVSAPGRFGGEPRYSPGSVPAGATLPALGVRNQWALWTLTPNPSDRQPWTDKHPDLLTCGRCLQTFPLEAITAFMDHKKLGCQLFRGPSPCLGSEPKEVKALSCLRCGRQFTGAWKLLRHAQWDHGLSIYQTESEAPEAPLLGLAEVAAAVSAVVGPAAEAKVSRVSSLTRRSPTCSVCKKTLSSFSNLKVHMRSHTGERPYTCDQCPYACAQSSKLNRHKKTHRQLSQSPSLADASQDQSSAAPPEPAAHAAAPASTLRCSSGEGAGAAATAGVQEPGAPGSGAQAGPGGGDWGAVAKEQRTDPAKSQKMSPKKTPKSAGKSRGPGGSCEFCGKHFTNSSNLTVHRRSHTGERPYTCDQCPYACAQSSKLNRHRRMHGLGPGSTRFECPHCCVPFGLRATLDKHLRQKHPEVGEVA, encoded by the exons ATGTCCCGCCGCAAGGCCGGCAGCACGCCCCGCCGTGTAGACCCCGCGCCGGCCGCCAGCTCAGACGACGGGATGGAGATGTCCGACCTCGTCATCGAAATGAAGCCCGACCCAGACGTGCGGCCCCTGCAGGCCTTGGGGCCGGGGCCCTTCTCCCCGAGGGAGGTGTCGGCGCCGGGGCGGTTCGGAGGCGAGCCCCGCTACTCTCCCGGCTCCGTGCCTGCCGGGGCCACCCTCCCCGCCCTCGGGGTGAGGAACCAGTGGGCTCTGTGGACGCTGACCCCGAACCCTTCCG ACCGCCAGCCCTGGACCGACAAACACCCAGATCTGTTGACCTGCGGCCGCTGCCTGCAGACCTTCCCGTTGGAGGCTATCACTGCCTTCATGGACCATAAGAAGTTGGGCTGTCAGCTCTTCAGAGGCCCCAGCCCCTGCCTGGGCTCAG AACCCAAGGAGGTGAAGGCTTTGAGCTGTCTCCGCTGCGGCAGACAGTTCACAGGGGCCTGGAAATTGCTGCGTCATGCCCAGTGGGATCACGGACTATCCATCTACCAGACGGAATCAGAGGCCCCAGAGGCCCCCCTGCTAGGCCTGGCTGAGGTGGCTGCGGCCGTGTCAGCAGTGGTAGGGCCAGCAGCTGAGGCCAAGGTTTCCCGTGTGAGTAGCCTCACCCGGCGGAGCCCCACCTGCTCAGTGTGCAAGAAGACCCTCAGCTCCTTCAGCAATCTCAAGGTGCACATGCGCTCACACACAGGTGAGCGTCCATACACCTGTGACCAGTGTCCTTATGCCTGCGCCCAGAGCAGCAAGCTCAACCGCCATAAGAAGACCCACCGGCAGCTGTCCCAGAGTCCCTCCTTGGCTGATGCTAGCCAGGATCAGTCTTCTGCAGCCCCTCCAGAGCCAGCTGCCCACGCTGCTGCCCCGGCCAGCACCCTCCGGTGCAGCAGTGGTGAGGGGGCTGGAGCCGCAGCTACTGCAGGTGTTCAGGAACCTGGGGCTCCTGGCAGTGGGGCTCAGGCAGGCCCAGGTGGGGGTGATTGGGGAGCTGTTGCCAAAGAACAGAGAACTGATCCTGCAAAGAGCCAGAAGATGTCACCTAAGAAGACCCCCAAATCTGCTGGCAAGAGCCGTGGGCCAGGGGGCAGCTGTGAGTTCTGCGGGAAACACTTCACCAACAGCAGCAACCTGACCGTGCACCGTCGCTCACACACTGGCGAGCGTCCCTACACCTGTGACCAGTGTCCCTATGCCTGTGCCCAAAGCAGCAAGCTCAACCGTCACCGCCGCATGCATGGCCTGGGGCCTGGTAGCACCCGCTTTGAGTGTCCACACTGCTGTGTGCCCTTTGGCCTGCGTGCTACCCTGGACAAACACCTGCGGCAGAAGCACCCCGAGGTGGGCGAGGTTGCCTGA